The Chitiniphilus purpureus sequence TGCCGCATGGCGCGCGCCCGAGCCGCGACCGGCGGTGGTGGCGGTCCATGCACCGCAGGTGCTGCACCCGCGCGATGTGTTGGTTTCGGGGGTGCCTGCACCGATCGCTGATCCGGTCACGGTCATTGCCGCCAATCAGCGCATCGCGCTTGCGGCGCAGCCCGTTGCGGACATCGAGGCAACTTCCGATGAAACCGCGCCGGTGGTCGACGATGGCACGCTGGCCGTCGAGGGCACACCCGGCAGCGAAACGGGCGACACCCCCGAACAATCGCGCAGCCAACATACCGAAATGGCCGCCGTGCGTGTGTACCAGTGCGAGGACGAAGTGGTGGGCACGGTGTTCCAGGATCGGCCGTGCGGTCCTGCGGCCGATCGGGTCGACGCCGTTGCCGAGCCGCAGCGACAGCGTTCCTGATCGGGGGCGCTTACCGTGCCAGCCAGTCGCGGGCACCGATGCCGGCAAGCCGGCCGGTGGCGAAGCAGGCGGTCAACAGATAGCCCCCGGTGGGTGCTTCCCAATCGAGCATCTCGCCTGCGCAGAACACGCCGGGCAGCGCATGCAGCATCAGCCGGTTGTCCAATGCACTGAATGCGATGCCGCCGGCGCTGCTGATCGCCTCGTCGATCGGGCGAGGTGCCCGTAACCGCAGCGGCAGCGCTTTGATGCCGGCAGCCAGCGCGCCCATGTCCGAGAACACGGTCTTGGGCAGGCATTCGCGCAGCAGCGCTGCCTTCACCCCCGTCAATCCCAGCTTGCGCCGCAGATGGTTGGTCATTGAGTCGGCGCCGCGTGGTGCCGCCAGTTCGGCTGCCACCCGGGCCGCGTCGCGTCCGGGCAGCAGGTCCAGATGAAGCATGGCACTGCCGCGCGCGGCGATCTCGTCACGCAGTGCGGCGGAGCAGGCATAGATCAGGCTGCCTTCGACCCCATAACGGCTGATCACGAATTCCCCCTGCCGTTGCCAGACCTGGCCATTGCCATCGGTAAACCGCGCGCCTACCGCTTTGAGCGGGCAGCCGGCGAACCTGTCGGCAAACAGCGGTTGCCAGTCCACCTCGAAACCACAATTGCTGGGCTGCAGCGGCGTGGTCTCCACGCCGCGCGCGGCAAGCCAAGGCAGCCAGGCCCCGTCCGAACCCAGCTTCTTCCAGCTTGCGCCGCCCAGCGCCAGCACGGTGGCGTCGGCGTGCACGGCGATTTCGCCCGCCGGACCGGCAAAGCGCAGCGTGCCGTCATCGTTCCAGCCCAGCCAGCGATGGCGCACCTGCAGATTCAGTCCGGCATGCCGCAGTCGCTGCAGCCAGGCGCGCAGCAGCGGTGCCGCCTTCATGTCGCGCGGAAACACCCGGCCGGAACTGCCGACGAACGTTTCGATCCCCAATTGCGCGAGCCAGGCACGCAGCGCCGTGGGGTCGAAGGCATGGATCGCGGGTTCGAGCGCCGCGCGCCGTGTGCCGTAGCGAGCCAGGAACGGCGCCAGCGGCTCGGAATGGGTGATGTTCATGCCACCGATGCCGGCCAGCAGGAACTTGCGCCCGACCGAGGGCATCGCGTCGTACAGCGTCACCGCCACGCCTGCCTGCAACAGGACTTCGGCTGCCATCAGACCGGCGGGGCCGCCACCGATGACGATGGCGCTGGGGGAAGGGGCCGCAGGCGGCATGCGTGGACTCCGGCTGGATCAGGTGGATGGGTGTCAGCGGTATGGCCCACAGCCGGGCTGGTGTGGCCGGTGGCACTGGCTCAGGGCGAGGCTGCTGTGGACAGCATCGGCCAGGCGCACAGCTGCCGTTGCGGCCAGCGGACGCAGAGTGCGGGATTTGCCGCCGGCGTGCAGCGGTGCCCGTGTACCGCTCATGCGCTGCGGCTGGCGCTGAAGCGCTCGCGCAGCGTTGTCAGCCCCAGCGCATCGAGCAGCGCATCGCGGCGCTCGGCCGGCCGTGCACGTGGCAGGTCCTGGTATTCGGCGATGATCAGTTCGTTTTTCATCGAGTGTTCCCAGCCCACCAGCTCGGTCACCGTCACCTGGTAGCCCTGTGCCTCCAGTTCCAGGCAGCGCAGCACATTGGTGATCTGGCTGCCGAATTCGCGGGTGTGGATGGGATGGCGCCACAACTCGGCCAGCGGTGCCTTCAATGCCTGCGCCTTGTGCTGCTTCAGCGTGGTGGCCACCTCGGCCTGGCAGCACGGCACCAGCACGATATGGCGGGCCTGCTTTTGCAGCGCGAAGTGGATGGCATCGTCGGTGGCGGTGTTGCAGGCATGCAGTGCGGTGACGACGTCCACCCGTTCCGGCAGTCGCGGCGAGGTGATCGATTCGGCGACCGACAGATTGTAAAAGCGCATTCCGGCGGCGAAACCGAGCTTCTGCGCCAGCGCCATCGACGACTGCACCAGCTCGTCGCGGGTTTCGATGCCGTAGATGCGCCCCTGCGGCGCGCGTCCCTTGAAGAACAGGTCGTACAGGATGAAGCCCAGGTAGCTCTTGCCGGCGCCATGATCGACCAGCGTCAGCTCGGGCTGGTCCTGCACGCACGCCTGCAACAGCGGTTCGATGAAATTGAACAGGTGATACACCTGCTTGAGCTTGCGACGGCTGTCCTGGTTGAGCTTGCCGTCGCGCGTGAGGATGTGCAGCGCCTTGAGCAGCGCCACCGACTGCTCCGGGCGGATGTCGTACTTCTCGGTCATGAGCGCAGGGTTCCTGGGTCTGAGCCGTGCGGGGCGCCGGCAGGGCGTCGCACAGGCCGGCGCCATTGTACCGCGCCGCGTGGCGGTGCCGATCCGGCCACCTCCGTCACAATATGTTGCAAAGTTACATGAAATGGATATTTGAAATTGAAACAAAACTACAGTAGATTACGTAGTAATACTACACAACACCCAGGAGCTACATCATGACCTCGTTACTTGCCTCCCTGCTTGCCCTGTCGCGTGGCAATGCCGACCGCATCACTGTCAACGACCGTGTCAACCGCGTGGCCGGCCTTGCCGGCGGCGAGCGTGTCGACGGCCGCGTGCTCAAGATCATCGGCCAGCGCGCCCGTGTGTGCTGGCCGCAAGGCCAGAAGACCGAGGAAGACCTCGGCAACCTGGTGCTGATCGTCGAGTGACACGCAGCCCCGGCCGCGCCGGTAGTGGCAACGTATGCTGAATCCTGGCTGACGTTGCATGTTGATCTGCAGGCTCCTCTGGTATGATGCCGCGCTTTGTCTTTCAGTCACACGCGATACGACAACAGGGGAAATCGCCATGAAGATCCGCCACGCCATCCTTGCCGCCGGCACGCTGCTGTCCGCCCAGGCCCATGCCTTCGACCTCGGTGGCATGCTCAAGGCCGGCACGCAGGCCGTGCAGGCCGCCACCTTGTCCGATGCCGATGTGAAGAGCCTGACCGATCAGGCGTGCAAGCAAAGCGATTCGCAGGCACAGATCGCGCCGGCCAAGGACAAGTACGCCAAGCGCATGGACAGGATCGCCAAGGCCATGGGCAGCGAGATCAACGGCCAGAAGGTCAACTACAAGGTCTACCTGACGCAGGAAGTGAACGCCTGGGCGATGGCCAACGGCTGCATCCGTGTCCACAGCGGCCTGATGGACCTGATGAACGACGACGAGGTGATCGGCGTGATCGGCCACGAGCTGGGCCACGTGGCGCTGGGCCACACCAGGAAGGCGATGCAGACCGCCTACGCCGTCTCGGCCGCCCGCTCGGCCACCAGCGCCAGCAATGGCAACGCCGCGGTGCTGGCGTCGTCTGAGCTGGGCGACTTCACCGAAAGCCTGATCAATGCGCAGTTCTCGCAATCGCAGGAAAAGGACGCCGACAACTTCTCGTTCGATCTGCTCACCGAGAAGAAGCTCAAGCGCGAAGCCCTGGTCACCGCGTTCCAGAAGCTCGAACAACTGGGCGGCGGCGAGCACGGCATGCTCAGCTCGCACCCGGCCTCGGCCGATCGCGCGAGGAACATCGAAAACCGCCTGGCGGCCGAGAAGAAGTAAGGCGGCAACGGCGTTTCGGTGCGACAAGAAGCCAAGCGGGTGCCCGGCTTTTGGTTGTGGGCGGTGGGCCGAAGGCGCGCGCCCGAACGGGCACCTGCTGCGCTTGCCAAAGCCCGCCAGTCGGCGCCGTCGTCGCGATGGTCCGGCTGACTTGCGGCAAATCGCGTCTTGCAACGTCTGCGCCGAGCCGGTTCGGTGCGGCACCGCCGCTCCGCCGCGGGTCACAGCCGCGTTGTGATGCGAATCCGTGCCGTAATCGACGCCGATGCAGGGCGGCAACCCGACCCATCCGGAACCGCGCACCTGCGTTGGAGCGGCAGTCACGGCGCGGCCTCGAACCTGGCCCGGGCTGCCGCTGCCGGTCGGCGTGCAGCATTGATGCAAACCACCATGGCCGGTGGCGCGTGCGCGGCTAAATTGAAAGCATCGCCGTGTTGCCCGCCCCCGCCATGCATCCTGATCCCGACGCCGGCATGCCCCTCGCCCAAGCCAGCCCCACGCCCGCGCTGGTGGCGCGGGTGATCCTGGATGGTTTCGATCATCACTATCTGTTGTTCCGTGCCTGCAGCCAGGTGGCACAAGCGCATTTCGAGGCCGGCGACGCGGCGGCGCAGCGCGAGGCGGTGCGCGACCGGATCGCCTTCTACGATGCGCGGGTGGACGAGACCATCGCGCGGCTGACCGAGGAATTGAATGCGCACCGGCTGCCGGATGCGGCCTGGGCGCGGGCCAAGGCGGCCTATATCGGCCTGTTGCTCAACCACAAGCGCCCGGAGCTGGCGGAAACCTTCTTCAACTCGGTGTGCTGCCGCATCCTGCACCGCGCCTATTTCCACAACGATTTCATCTTTTACCGGCCCGCGGTCTCGACCGAATACCTGGAGACCGACGAGCGTCCCACCTACCGCAGCTACTACCCGCAGCCGGGCAACCTGCGCGCGACCGTGGCGCGCATCCTGACCGATTTCGGCTGGACGCTGCCGTTCGTGGATCTGGCGCGCGATGTGAAGCGGGTGCTGCGCGCGCTGCGCGAGCACCTCGGGCGCTGGCCGCGCTTGGCGTTCAACGCCCATATCCAGGTGCTGACCTCGCCGTTCCATCGCGGCAAGGCGGCCTACCTGATCGGACGCGCGGTCAACGGCGATCTGGAGATCCCGTTCGCGCTGGCGCTGCATCGCAACGCCGGGGGCCGGCTGTTCATCGACGCCGCGCTGTTCGAGCGCCAGCACATCCGGCACCTGTTCTCGATGTCGCGCGCCTATTTCCTGGTCGACATGGAAGTGCCCTCCGCCTACGTGCGCTTCCTGCAAAAGCTGCTGCCGCAGGTCTCGCGTGCCGAGCTGTACACGATGCTGGGGCTGGGCAAGCAGGGCAAGACCATGTTCTACCGCGAGCTGTTCCACCACCTGCGCCACAGCAGCGACCGCTTCGTGTTCGCACCGGGGATCAAGGGCATGGTGATGGTGGTGTTCACGCTGCCGTCGTTTCCGTTCGTGTTCAAGGTGATCAAGGATGTGATCCCGCCGCCCAAGGAGGTCGACCGCCAGACCGTGTGCGCCAAGTACCTCCTGGTCAAGCAGCATGACCGGGTCGGGCGCATGGCCGATTCGCTGGAGTTCTCGGACGTGGCACTGCCGCGCCGGCGCTTCGATCCGGCCGTGATCGAGGAGCTGCGCACGCTGGCGCCGTCGATGGTGGAGGAGGACGGCGACAGCGTGGTGATCCGGCATCTGTACATCGAGCGGCGCATGATGCCGCTCAACCTGCTGCTCGATAGCGGTGTGCCCGAGGTGGTGGACAGCGTGGTGCGCGACTATGGCAACGCGCTGCGCGAGCTGGCGATCGCCAACATCTTTCCGGGTGACATGCTGTTCAAGAACTTCGGCATCACCCGGGCCGGGCGGGTGGTGTTCTACGACTACGACGAGATCGAGTACATGACCGACTGCGATTTCCGGCGTATCCCGCCGCCGCTGGCGCCCGAATACGAGCTGTCGGGCGAGCCGTGGTTCGCCGGGCACAGGAACGAGGTCTATCCCGAGGAGTTCGGCACCTTCCTGCTGACCCGGCCGCAGATCCGCGAGGCGTTCATGAAATACCACGCCGACCTCCTGCAGCCCGAGTTCTGGCAACGCACCAAGGCACGTATCGAGGCCGGCATCGTCGAGGATTTCTTTCCCTATCCGGCGTCGCTGCGCTTCGCGCAATAGCCGGCCGGGATCGAACCCGGCTTGCGTCGGCACAGGAGCACGCACCGTCGCGGTGTCGCCGTGGCCGTCATCCCGCTACCCTGCGCATATCGGGACGACGGGAAAGCAATATGTGGCAGGAGATCGCCGCGGCCGTCTCGGCCGCGCTCGGGCAGTCGCTGATGTTGGCAGCGCCGCGTGCCGTCGGTGGCGGCAGCATCAACCGGGCCTGCCGGGTGGACAGCGCGGCCGGGCCGTTCTTCGTCAAGCTCAACAGCGCCGACCGGACGGCGATGTTCGAGGCCGAGGCAGCGGGCCTTGCCACCCTCGCGCCCTATCTGCGGGTGCCACGTCCGATCGCGCAGGGCGTGGCCGGCGGGCAGGCGTTCCTGGTGCTCGAATGGCTGCCGCTGGTGCCTGGCGGCGACGAGGCAGCGTTGGGCGAGGCGCTGGCGCGGCTGCATCGCGCAGCGCATGCGCAATTCGGCTGGCTGCGCGACAACACCATCGGCAGCACGCCACAGCACAACGATTGGTCGTCGGACTGGGTGGCGTTCTGGCGCGAGCGGCGCCTGGGCGTGCAGCTGCAACTGGCCGCGCGGCGCGGGCGGCGCTTTCGCGAGGCCGAGGCGCTGCTGGCGGCGCTGCCGGCATTTTTCACCAGCCATCAGCCCGTACCATCGCTCTTGCACGGGGATTTGTGGTCGGGTAACGTCGGCTTCCTCGCTGCCGATGCGCCGGTGCTGTTCGATCCGGCCTGCTACTACGGCGACCGCGAGGTGGACCTGGCGATGACCGAGCTTTTCGGCGGCTTCGGCCACCGCTTCTATGACGCCTACCGTGCGGCCTGGCCCCTGGATGCCGGCTACCCGGTGCGGCGCGACCTGTACAACCTCTATCACGTGCTCAATCACTTCAACCTCTTCGGCGGCGGTTATGCCGACGAGGCCGGGCGCCTGATGCGGCGCCTCCTGAGTGCTGTGTGAGTGAATGAAGGAGCGTGATGCAGGCCATCCTGCATGAGATGACGACCGCGGCGGACGCCGAACTGATCGGGTTGCTGGCCGCGCTGATCCGCCAGCTGCGCCCGGCGCGCGCGCGCGACGGGCGTGCCGCGATCAACGGCGTGCAGGCGCTGTGCTACCTGCTGGAGCTGCACCCGGAATACCGCCAGGCGCTGCGCCGCGCCTTGCTGCACCTGATCTCCAGCTGCCGGCAGGTGCCGCTCTATACCGAGACCGGCATCCTGTCCAACGAGACATTCTTTGCCACGCTGCGCCGCCGTATCGGTGAGCGGCTGCTGCCGCCGGTGCCCGACCCGCAGTCGCTCAAGGACCGCTTCGGCGAGATCTTCAGCGCGCCGGACGACCACGAATGGCTGGCGGCGGTACCGCGTGAACACTGGTACGAACTGGGCCGCGCGCTGCACTTCGACGAAGAGCGCGACCGGGACAGCATCGCCCGCACCCGGCTGCAGATGCTGGAGGCGATCCAGATCCTGTCGTGCCGCCTTGCTGCGATCGGCCTGGAGCCGGAGATCGTGCGCAACTGCCCGGAGGTGCAGCGCTTCGAATCGCCGTTCGTGCACCAGAACATCGAAACCCTGGCGTACATCGAGCGCTATCGCGCGGCGATGATCGACGCCACCTTGCCCAAGGACGACGATGCGCAGATCCTGGTGCTGCTGGACCAGTGCGAGGCGCAGATCGCCAAGGTACGCAGGAGCGCGGCGCGCCAGGGGGTGTCGGTCAGCCTCACCTATCTGCTGATCCGCATCCGCCAGCATATCGAGCGCATCAAGCTGCTGCTCGACCTGATCGACCCGGACGGTGACCGTGAAGCGCACGCCGAGCGCCTGCTGACGGTGATGATCGAGCTGGTACGTGCCGAGAACCGAAAACACCGCATCCGTGACGTGTTCTCGGAGAACACCGAACTGCTGGCGCTGCAGGTGACCGACCACGCCAGCCGCACCGGCGAGCACTACATTGCCGAAAGCCGGCGTGAATGGGTGGCGATGTTCAAGTCGGCCGCAGGCGCCGGCTTCATCGTCGGCTTCATGTCGCTGTTCAAGCTGCTGACCGGCAAGGCCCACCTGCCGTTGCTGCTCGAGGCGCTGGCATTCGGGCTCAACTACGCGCTCGGCTTCATGCTGATCCACATGCTGCATTTCACCATCGCCACCAAGCAGCCGGCGATGACGGCGGCCAAGATCGCCGCCTCGATCCACCAGCAGAGCGCCCAGGGCGGTAGGAGGCAGCTGGACCTGGACGAGCTGGCGCTGCTGATCGTGAAGGTGATCCGCACCCAGTTCATCGCCATCCTGGGCAACGTGCTTATCGTGATGCCGTTCGCACTGGGCATCGCACTGGCGTGGAAGACGCTGCTGGGCGTGCCGGTGGTGGATGCGGCCAAGGCGCAGCGCCTGTTGCACGATTTGTCACCGATCGCGAGCCTGGCGCTGTTCCATGCCGGCATTGCCGGCGTGTGCCTGTTCCTCGCCGGGTTGATCTCGGGCTACTACGACAACAAGTCCATCTACAACAAGATCCCCGACCGCGTCGCCGCGCTGCCCTGGCTCAACCGGCTCATCGGCGAGCGCCGCACCCGCCGGCTGGCCGGCTATATCGAGCACAACCTGGGGGCGCTGGCCGGCAACTTCTATTTCGGCATGATGCTGGGCACTATCGGTACCATCGGCGTGCTGGTGGGGCTGCCGGTCGATATCCGCCATATCACCTTCTCGTCGGCCTACCTGTCGTATGCGGCGGTGTCGTTCGATTTCCAGCTGGATCCCGGCGTGGTGCTGATCTCGCTGGCCGGCATCGCGCTGATCGGGCTGACCAATCTTGCCGTCAGCTTTGGATTGGCGCTGTGGGTGGCGTTGCGCTCGCGCAAGCTCAATTTCCGCGCCACGCGCCCGCTGCTGGGCAAGCTGGTCCGGCATTTCCTGACCCGGCCGGGCGATTTCCTGCTGCCGCCGCGCGCCGAGGCGCCGTTGCCCGAGCCCGTCGCGCCGGCCGAGGCACCGCCGGACAACCTGGAGACCGTGCGTGACTGGATACGACGACGTCGTCGATAAGCTGGCCCGCGCCGGCTGGGCGGTGCAGCCGGGTTTTCTGTCGACCGCTGAGACCGCGGCGCTGGCGGCCTGCGCCCAGGCCCGCGCGCCCCGCTTCCAGCGTGCCGGGGTGGGGCGGGCGGACGGCCACACCGTGGATGCCGCCATCCGTGGCGACAGCGTGCTGTGGCTGGACGAGGGCGACCCGGCGCTGCAGCCGGTGATGGCGCGGCTGGAGGCGCTGCGCCAGACGCTGAATCGTGAATTGTTCCTGGGCCTGGCGCACCTGGAGTGCCATTTCGCCACCTATCCGCCTGGAGCCCGCTATCAGCGCCACCTGGACCAGCACCGCGGCCAGGACACGCGGGCCATCACGCTGGTGTTGTACCTGAACCCGGACGACTGGCGGGCGGAACATGGCGGGCAGTTGCGGCTCTATACCGCAGATGAGCGGTTCGAGGACGTGCAGCCCACCGGTGGCACGCTGGTGCTGTTCCGCTCCGAACGGTTCGAACACGAGGTCCTGCCGGCGCTGCGCGAGCGGCGCTCGCTCACCGGCTGGTTCCGGCGCCGCGAGGCGGGGCTGTGAGATCGCCCACCGTGCCACGCCGACCGCCCATCCTAGAATGCGTGGTCCAGACAGAGAGAGCATCGCCATGAATATCCGTAATCTATTGACCGTGGCCGTCACCGGCACCGCCCTGCTGCTGGGGGGCTGCGCCACCAGCGATTCGGCCAACGTCTACAAGCGCAGCCAGATGCGGAATGCCGCCACGGTGCAGTCCGGCGTCGTCGAACAGGTGCGCGAAGTCAGGATGGAGGATTCGACCGGCATCGGCGCGGTCGCCGGCGGGGTGATCGGCGGCGTGGCCGCCGGACGCAACATCGGTGGCGGTTCCGGGCGCGTGGTCAGCGGTGTCATCGGCACCATCGTCGGCGGTCTGATCGGGAATCGGCTCGAAGAGCAGTTGACGAGCAAGGACGCGCTGGAAGTGACCGTGCTGTTGGACAACGGCCAGCGCCTGGTGGTGGTGCAGGAGGCCGATCAGCCGTTGGCGCCGGAACAGCGCGTCAACGTGCTGTCCGACGGCCAGAACACCCGGGTGGTGCCAAGCAACGATCCGCCCCCCGGTTCCCGGCCTTCGCGTGGCGCCAGCCCAGCAGCGCTGACGCTGTAATCCTTCCTCTGCGCCACCCGACACGGGCAGCTTCGGCTGCCCGTTTTGCTGACTGCTGCGGGTTTATATCCGTGGACGATTTGTTATTAGCTCGATAGTCTAAATTTTTATAAACGCTATAGGCATAATCCTCCTTTGTTGCCCAATCGACCCGTGATGATCATGAACCGACGCCTTCGCCTGCTGGCCGCCGTGCTGGCCCTGTCCAGTGCTTCCGCCCTTGCCGATGTGACGCTGCTCAACGTCTCGTACGACGTGATGCGCGACTTCTACAAGGATTACAACCCAGTCTTCGCCAAGCATTACGAGGCCAAGTTCAAGGACAAGGTCACCGTGCAGCAATCGCACGGCGGCTCCTCCAAGCAGGCGCGCTCGGTGATCGACGGCCTGGAGGCGGACGTGGTGACCATGAACCAGTCCACCGACATCGATGCCATCGTCGAGAAGGGCAGGCAGATCAGCCCGGGTTGGGACAAGGCGCTGCCCAATGGCGCGTCGCCATTCTCGTCGTTGCAGGTGCTGATCGTGCGCAAGGGCAATCCCAAAGGCATCCGCGACTGGAACGACCTTGCCAAGCCGGGGGTGCAGGTGGTGGTGCCCAACCCCAAGACCTCGGGCAACGGCCGTTACACCTACCTTGCGGCCTGGGGCTACGCGCTGCGCCAGCCGGGCGGCAATGACGCCAAGGCGCGCGCCTTCGTCGCCGGCCTGTTCAAGAATGTGCCGGTGCTCGATGCCGGCGGGCGCGCCGCCACCACCACCTTCATGCAGCGCCAGATCGGCGATGTGCTGGTCACCTTCGAAAACGAAGCCGAGATGATCGCGCGCGAATTCGGCCGCGGTGGCTTCGAAGTGGTCTACCCCTCGGTGTCGATCGATGCCGACCTGCCGGTGGCGGTGGTGGACAAGGTGGTCGACAAGAAGGGCACGCGCCGTGCAGCCGAGGAATACCTCAAGTACCTGTGGAGCCCGGAAGGGCAGACCATTGCCGCGCAGAACTACCTGCGTCCGCGCGACGCCACCGTGGCCGCCCGCTTCGCCAAGCAGTTCCCGGCGATCAAGCTCTTCACCGTCGATGCCTTCGGCGGCTGGCCCAAGGCGCAGAAGACCCACTTCGACGACGGCGGCCTGTATGACCAGATCTCCGCCGGCAACCTCAGGAAATAGCGGGCGCGCCTGCTGACACCGCAGATACGGGACCACGGCATGGCGCCGTGACGGCGCGGCGCTTTCCGGCTGGATCGCCGCCGTCCGCCACGGTCCATGGACCGGGCCGGCGGGCTCGCGCTGTCGCGGCGCACTTCCCAGGAAAACAACATGGCATTCAAGCAACACAGTGTGCTGCCGGGCTTCGGGCTGTCGCTCGGCTATACGCTGCTCTATCTGTCATTGATCGTGCTGTTGCCGCTGTCGGCGCTGATCGTGAAGACCACCGCGCTCGATGCGGCCGCGTTCTGGCAGGCGGTGACCGAGCCGCGTGTGCTGGCGAGCTACCGCGTCACCTTCGGTGCCTCGCTGATCGCGGCGCTGATCAATCTGGTGTTCGGCCTCCTGATCGCCTGGGTGCTGGTGCGCTACCCGTTCCCCGGCAAGCGCCTGGTCGACGCGCTGGTGGACCTGCCGTTCGCGCTGCCGACCGCGGTGGCCGGCATCGCGCTCGCCACGCTGTATGCGCCCAACGGCTGGATCGGCCAGTACCTGGTGCCCTTCGACATCAAGGTGGCGTTCACGCCGCTGGGCATCGTGTTCGCGCTCACCTTCATCACGCTGCCGTTCGTGGTGCGGACGGTGCAGCCGGTGCTGCAGGATCTGGAGAGCGAGCTGGAGGAGGCGGCGGCGAGCCTGGGGGCGACCCGGCTGCAGATCTTCACCAAGGTGATCCTGCCGACGCTGCTGCCGGCGTTGCTGACCGGGTTCGCGCTGGCATTCGCCCGCGCGGTGGGCGAATACGGGTCGGTGATCTTCATCGCCGGCAACATGCCGTTCGTATCGGAGATCACCCCGTTGATGATCATCTCGAAGCTGGAGCAGTACGACTACCTGGGTGCCACCGCGATTGCGGTGGTGATGCTGGCGGTGTCGTTCGTGCTGCTGCTGGTGATCAACGCCTTGCAGTGGTGGTCCGGCAGACGTCTGGGAGGAAGATAGGATGGCCGTCATCGCCAACGCAAGCCAGCGCTCCATCGTCGTCACCGAGTCGCGCCCGGTGCGCTACCTGCTGACCGGGATCGCGCTCACCTTCATCGCGCTGTTCCTGGTCGTGCCGCTGATCTCGGTGTTCGCCGAGGCGCTCAAGCAGGGCTGGGGGTTGTATCTGGCCGCGCTCACCGAGCCTGATGCGCTGTCGGCGATCAAGCTCACGTTGATCACCGCGCTGATCGCGGTGCCACTCAATCTGGTGTTCGGCGTGGCCGCCGCCTGGTCCATCGCCAAGTTCGAATTCCGCGGCAAGAGCTTCCTGATCACGCTGATCGATCTGCCGTTCTCGGTCTCGCCGGTGGTCGCCGGGCTGATCTACGTGCTGCTGTTCGGCGCGCAGGGCTGGTGGGGGCCGTGGTTGATGGAAAACGACATCAAGATCATCTTCGCCGTGCCCGGCATCGTGCTGGCCACCGTGTTCGTCACCTTCCCGTTCGTCGCGCGCGAGCTGATCCCGCTGATGCAGGCGCAAGGCACCGAGGAGGAGCAGGCGGCGCTGGTGCTGGGGGCCACCGGTTGGCAGACCTTCTGGCGCGTCACGCTGCCCAACATCAAATGGGGCCTGCTGTACGGCGTGATCCTGGCCAATGCCCGCGCCATGGGCGAATTCGGCGCGGTGTCGGTGGTGTCCGGCCATATCCGGGGCATGACCAACACCATCCCGCTGCATGTCGAGATTCTCTACAACGAATACAACTTCGTCGCCGCGTTTGCCTGCGCCTCGCTGCTGGCCTTGCTGGCGCTGGTGACACTGGCGGCCAAGAGCTACGTGGAATGGCGCAGCGCCAGGCTCGCCCGCGAGGACCAGCGCAACGCGCTGAGCGATGAATAAGGCGTCCGCCGCCGCGTACCGATACAGGACATCAGCATGAGCATCGAAATCAAAGCGATCAGCAAACGCTTCGGCCCGTTCCA is a genomic window containing:
- a CDS encoding class I SAM-dependent methyltransferase produces the protein MTEKYDIRPEQSVALLKALHILTRDGKLNQDSRRKLKQVYHLFNFIEPLLQACVQDQPELTLVDHGAGKSYLGFILYDLFFKGRAPQGRIYGIETRDELVQSSMALAQKLGFAAGMRFYNLSVAESITSPRLPERVDVVTALHACNTATDDAIHFALQKQARHIVLVPCCQAEVATTLKQHKAQALKAPLAELWRHPIHTREFGSQITNVLRCLELEAQGYQVTVTELVGWEHSMKNELIIAEYQDLPRARPAERRDALLDALGLTTLRERFSASRSA
- the aceK gene encoding bifunctional isocitrate dehydrogenase kinase/phosphatase; the protein is MPLAQASPTPALVARVILDGFDHHYLLFRACSQVAQAHFEAGDAAAQREAVRDRIAFYDARVDETIARLTEELNAHRLPDAAWARAKAAYIGLLLNHKRPELAETFFNSVCCRILHRAYFHNDFIFYRPAVSTEYLETDERPTYRSYYPQPGNLRATVARILTDFGWTLPFVDLARDVKRVLRALREHLGRWPRLAFNAHIQVLTSPFHRGKAAYLIGRAVNGDLEIPFALALHRNAGGRLFIDAALFERQHIRHLFSMSRAYFLVDMEVPSAYVRFLQKLLPQVSRAELYTMLGLGKQGKTMFYRELFHHLRHSSDRFVFAPGIKGMVMVVFTLPSFPFVFKVIKDVIPPPKEVDRQTVCAKYLLVKQHDRVGRMADSLEFSDVALPRRRFDPAVIEELRTLAPSMVEEDGDSVVIRHLYIERRMMPLNLLLDSGVPEVVDSVVRDYGNALRELAIANIFPGDMLFKNFGITRAGRVVFYDYDEIEYMTDCDFRRIPPPLAPEYELSGEPWFAGHRNEVYPEEFGTFLLTRPQIREAFMKYHADLLQPEFWQRTKARIEAGIVEDFFPYPASLRFAQ
- a CDS encoding TIGR03862 family flavoprotein; this encodes MPPAAPSPSAIVIGGGPAGLMAAEVLLQAGVAVTLYDAMPSVGRKFLLAGIGGMNITHSEPLAPFLARYGTRRAALEPAIHAFDPTALRAWLAQLGIETFVGSSGRVFPRDMKAAPLLRAWLQRLRHAGLNLQVRHRWLGWNDDGTLRFAGPAGEIAVHADATVLALGGASWKKLGSDGAWLPWLAARGVETTPLQPSNCGFEVDWQPLFADRFAGCPLKAVGARFTDGNGQVWQRQGEFVISRYGVEGSLIYACSAALRDEIAARGSAMLHLDLLPGRDAARVAAELAAPRGADSMTNHLRRKLGLTGVKAALLRECLPKTVFSDMGALAAGIKALPLRLRAPRPIDEAISSAGGIAFSALDNRLMLHALPGVFCAGEMLDWEAPTGGYLLTACFATGRLAGIGARDWLAR
- a CDS encoding fructosamine kinase family protein, with amino-acid sequence MWQEIAAAVSAALGQSLMLAAPRAVGGGSINRACRVDSAAGPFFVKLNSADRTAMFEAEAAGLATLAPYLRVPRPIAQGVAGGQAFLVLEWLPLVPGGDEAALGEALARLHRAAHAQFGWLRDNTIGSTPQHNDWSSDWVAFWRERRLGVQLQLAARRGRRFREAEALLAALPAFFTSHQPVPSLLHGDLWSGNVGFLAADAPVLFDPACYYGDREVDLAMTELFGGFGHRFYDAYRAAWPLDAGYPVRRDLYNLYHVLNHFNLFGGGYADEAGRLMRRLLSAV
- the loiP gene encoding metalloprotease LoiP codes for the protein MKIRHAILAAGTLLSAQAHAFDLGGMLKAGTQAVQAATLSDADVKSLTDQACKQSDSQAQIAPAKDKYAKRMDRIAKAMGSEINGQKVNYKVYLTQEVNAWAMANGCIRVHSGLMDLMNDDEVIGVIGHELGHVALGHTRKAMQTAYAVSAARSATSASNGNAAVLASSELGDFTESLINAQFSQSQEKDADNFSFDLLTEKKLKREALVTAFQKLEQLGGGEHGMLSSHPASADRARNIENRLAAEKK